The Vulcanimicrobium alpinum sequence GATCGTGACGCTCACGTCAGCGTTCGAGAAGGGTCCGCAGTTTCGGTTTTTCCACTTTCCCCATCGCGTTGCGCGGGAGCGCCTCGACCGGATAGAGCGCCTTGGGAACCTTGAAGCTGGCGAGGCGTTCGCGCAGTGTCGCCAGCGACGCGTCGGCGTCGAACGCGCCGTCGACTTCGAGAAACGCGACGGGGATCTCGCCGCGCGCCGGATCGGGCGCGCCGACGACCGCCGCCGCGAGCACGCCGGGGAGCCGGAGCAGTTCGGTTTCGACCTCGATCGGATAGACGTTGAAGCCGCCGCTGATCACCAGTTCCTTGAGCCGGCCGTTGATCGTGTAGCCGCGCTGGGGATCATACGTCGCGAGATCGCCGCTCTTGTACCAGCGGCGGTCCTGCGCGTCGCGAACGAACGCCGCCGCGCTCGCCTCGGGGTTGTTCCAGTACCCCGCGCAGACGTTGGGACCGTGCACGAGGATCTCGCCGGCCTCGCCCGCCGCGACGTCGTTCCCCTGCGGATCGGCGAGCCGCACGTCGACGTGCGGGAGCGGAAACCCGACCGTCCCTGCATAGCGCGGACCGTCATAGCGGTTGCTCAACGCGAAGCCGAACTCGGTCGAGCCGTACCGCTCGAGGATCGCGATCCCGAAGCGGCGCTCGAACTCCTCGAACACCGGCGCCGGAAGCGCGGCCGAACCCGAGACGAACAGCCGCATCGCGTCGAACCGCGCAGCGGGCGCCGCGGATGCGAGCAGGCGCACGTACATCGTGGGGACGCCGAAGAACATCGAGACCTCGCCGCCGGCGAGGATCGCGAGGACCGTCGGCGCGTCGAACCGCTCGCGCAGGATCGCGCGGCCGCCGGCGACGAGCGTCCCGTTGAGCCCCGCGCCCAACCCGTGCACGTGAAAGAGCGGAAGGGTGAGCAGCAGCGTGTCGGCGGCGGTCCAGCGCCAGGCCTCGACGACCTGCTCGCCGATCGCGGCGAGGTTGCCGTGCGTGAGCATCGCGCCTTTCGAGCGTCCGGTCGTCCCGCTCGTGTAGATGAGGATCGCAACCGCGTCGGCAGCGGGCTCCGGCGGGTCGGCGAGTTCGGGAGCGTTCGCGTCGCGCGCGATGCGCTCGATCTCGTGCAGGTCGATCAGCGTGCGGCCCGCGCGCGCGGCGAACGGCGCGCTCGCCTCGGAGACGCACACGGCGGCGGCGGCGGCGTCGTCGAGGACGTGCTCGAGATCGGAGGTCCGGTAGAGGACGTTGACCGGCACCACGATCGCGCCCGCGCGCAGTCCGCCCAGATATGCCAGCGCGAACCCCGGCCGGTTCTCGGCGTAGATCGCGACGCGGTCGCCTGCCGCGACGCCGGCGGCGCGCAAGCGGGCCGCGACCTGCAGCGACGCCGCGCGCAGGTCGGCATAGGTGAAGTCGTCGAGGGCGCGCGCACCGGGGCGCTCCGCCGCGTGGCGATCCAGCGCATCGAGGATCGAGCGAACCATCGCACGAGGTTTCGCCCGCGGGCGGGACTCCCCCGGTTCCGGAGGGTATCGTCCGCAGAACACTGCCGCCCCGGGGACCGCGCTATGAAACGTTCCTTCTTCACTTTGGCTTGTGCCGCCGTCACGGCGGGGCTCGTTGCCGCCTCGACGCCGCTGCCTGCGCGCGCCGAGGCCGGCCCGAGCGACGTGGTCGTCGGCGCGGTCCTCCCGCTGACCGGCGAAGAGAGCCGCGTCGGAACGTACTTCAAAGCCGCCTACGAACTGGCGGTGAAGGAAGTCAACGACCGCGGCGGCCTGCAATTGCGTCAATACGGCCGCAAGGTCCCGGTCAAACTCGTCATCTACGACGACAAGACCGATCCGGCGACGTCGCGCAACCTCTACGAGCGCCTCGCGGTGCAGGATCGCGTCGACGCGATGCTCGGCGGTTACTCGACCGATCTCGTACAAGCGCAGACGGTGGTGCCGCAGCAGCATCAAATCCCGTACGTCGGCGGCGGCGGCGCGGCGTCGGCGATCTACAAGCGCGGGTTCAAGACGATCTTCTCGCTGCTCGCGTCGATCGAGAACCTCGCCTATTCCGAGTGCGACTTCATCGAAGAGATGCAGGCGCAGAAGAAACTGCCCAAACCGCTCAAGATGGCGGTCGTCTACGAGAACACCTCGCACGGCCGCGACTTCGCGGCCGGCCTGCAAGCGCGCGCGAAGGCCAAGCCGCAGAATTTCCAGATCGTGATGAACGAGGCGTTCGACCTGCACGGCAAAGATTTCACGCCGCTGCTGCAAAAGGTCAAGACCGCCAACGCGCAGGCGTTCATGTCGGACGCGCATCTCGACGACTACATCACGATGCAGCGCCAGTACGCGCAGGCCGGACTGCACCACGCGTACGTGACCTACGGCGCGCGCGGGCCCGAGAAGTCGGCGCGCGAGGCGCTCGGCAAGAACGCCGACTACATCGTTGCTGCGTCGTGGTGGAACCAGCTGATCCCCAACGCCGCCGTCAAAGCGTTCGACGACAAATGGGCGAAGGCGTATCCGAAGCTCAACGCCGAGTGGTACGCGGCGCTGCCGTACGAAACCGCGCGCACGCTGTTCATCGCGATGACGGAGACGGGCTCGGTCGACAAGGCGAAGGTCGTCGAGACCCTGCGTCACATCGACATTCGCGACACGGTGCTCCCCGGCGGGCACATCAAATTCGAAGCCGACGGGCAGATCAACGCACCGTTCGTCGTCACCCAGAACCTCCCCGACGGGCGGACCGTCATCGTGTATCCGCACGCCGAGAAGACCGGCGATGCGGTGCTGCCGGTCCCGAACCCCTGAGGCTACGCGTCCATGCGGTCCGCGAGCTCGCGCAGGTCGCGGACCGCGATGTCGACGCGATCGCCCGCGGTGAGGTCGGTCGACTGATTCGGCCCGTACTCGGTGGGGCGCGCGACGAACGCGGTCCGCATCCCGTGCGATTTCGCCGCCGCGAGGTCGTCGTTGTGCGCGGCGCAGAGCATCACGCGGTCGGGCGTCGTCGCGAGCAGTTCGATCGCGCCCAAGTAGACTTCGGAGTCGCGTTTGTAATGGCGGAAGAGTTCGGCCGAGAAGAGGACGTCCATCGGCAGCGCCGCGCTGCGCGCGAGATCGGCGAGCAGACGGACGTTGCCGTTCGAGAGCGTGCCGACGATCCAGCGGACGCGCAGCCGCGCCAGCCCCGCGACCGTATCGGGCCACGGCCGCAGGCGATGCCAGCGGTCGACGCACCAGCCGCGGTCGTTCTCGTCGAGGGAGGCGTTGAAGCCGAACTTCCGGGCGAGGTCGTCGAACGAGTCGCGATGCAGCGCGTCCAGCGTTTTCCACGGCTCGTCCCTGCGCCGGACGCGATCCATCGAGGGCGCGTACGCGCCGCGCCACGCGTCGACGAAGGCGGCCCAGTCGACCGCGATCCCGCGTTCGCCCCCGAAGCGCGAGAGATCGGCGATCAGGCTGGTGCGCCAATCGACGAGCGTGCCGAACGTATCGAAAAGGATCGCGTCCAGCTCGATCATCGTTGCCTCCGCCGTCACGATAGCGCACCGCGGCGCCGCCGTTTCGTAGCGGCGGCCACCATTCCGCCCCGCTCTCCGGGAGGTCCGCGCTGGACACCGTCGCGACGCTGATCTCGGCCCTGCTGGTCGCGGGGCTCTACGCCGCCATGTCGTACGGGCTGGCGCTGATCTACGGCGTGCTCAAGATCATCAACCTCGCCAACGCGGGGTTCCTGATGCTCGGCGCCTACGTTACCTGGTGGCTCTTCACATCGTTCGGGATCCACCCGCTCCTCGCGCCGCTCGCGATCGTCCCGGCGTTCTTCCTGTTCGGCTGGGGGCTGGAGCGGACGCTGGTGCGGCGGGTCCTCGGCGCCGAGCCGATCATCTCGCTGCTGCTGCTCTTCGGCGTGTGGCTCGTGCTGCAGAACCTGGCGTACGTCATCTGGACGGGCGACACGCGCTCGATCGAGATGCCGTTCGTCGAGGCGACTGTCAACGTCGCCGGGATGCCGCTGGCGGTTCCGCGGCTGTTCGTCTTCGCGATGGGCGTGCTCGCGCTGGTCGCGCTGCAGCTGTTCCTGACGCGGACCTATCTCGGCCGCGCGATCCGCGCAACCGCGCAGGACCGCGACGCCGCGCGGCTGGTCGGGATTGACGTCGACCGCGTGATGGGGATCGCGTTCGGGATCGGGATCGCGCTGGCGGGATTCGGCGGTTCGCTGCTTTCGCTGCTCTTCTCGTTCACGCCCGATTTCGGGCGCACGCTCTCGCTCAAATCGTTCTGCATCGTCGTGCTCGGCGGCCTCGACTCGATCGTCGGCGTCGCGTTCGGCGCGATCGCGCTCTCGCTCGCCGAAGCGTTCGGCGTGCGCTACATGCCGGCGTCGCTGCAGAACCTGATCTCGTTCGTCGTCCTCGTCGTCGTGCTGATCGCCCTGCCGAAGGGGATCGCCGGGACGCTGCGGGCACTGCGCCGTGGATAGACGCGCCGTCGCGCTCGTCGCCGTCGCGCTCGCGGCGGCGGTCGCCGTCCCGTTCGTCGCGGGGCAATCGGAGTACGTCCTCGACGTGCTCTTTCTGATCTTCCTGTACGGCGCGATGGCGACGGCGTGGAACCTGCTCGGCGGATTCGCCGGCCAAGTCTCGTTCGGGCATGCGGCGTTCTTGGGAATCGGCGCGTATACGACGGCGATCCTCACGCAAATCGGTGTCTCGCTGTGGCTCGCGGTCCCCGCGGCCTCGCTGCTCGCGGGGCTCTACTCGCTGGTGATCGGGATCCCGGCGTTCCGTCTGCGCGGCCCGTATTTCTCGATCGCGACGATCGGGATCGGCGAAGCGACGCGGCTCGTCGCGCTGAACTGGACGTCGCTGACCGGCGGCGCGTCCGGGCTCACCTTGAGCGCCGCGCCGCCGCTGACGCTGCAGTATTTCGCTGCGCTCGCGCTGTGCGCGCTGACGGTCGCGCTCGCGGCGTGGATCAAACGCTCGCGGTTCGGCTTCGCGCTCGCCGCGGTGCGGCAGGATCCCGATGCTGCCGAGACGCTCGGCGTCGCGACGACGCTGGTGAAGACGCAGGCGCTGTTTCTCTCGGCGTGCATCATCGGCGTTGCGGGGAGCGTGTACGCGCTGCACTACCTCTTCATCAGTCCGGATTCGGTGTTCGGGTTCTCGACATCGATCGGGCTGGTGATCATGCCGATCGTCGGCGGTCTGGGCACCGTCACAGGACCGCTCATCGGTGCGGTGGTGTACACGTTCATCCGCGAGCAGCTCGCGGCGACGCTCGCCAACGCCGACCTGCTCGCGTTCGGCTTGCTGCTGATCGCGATCGTCGTGTTCGAACCGCGCGGGATCTTGGGGATCGTCGACCGCGTGCGCCGCGCCGCGCGCGCGAAAGCGGCGCCGGCGGTGCAGCGATGAGCGACGTCGTGCTCGAGGGGACCGCGCTGACCAAACGCTTCGGCGGACTCGTCGCGGTCAGCGAAGTCCACGTCGCCGTGCAGCGCGGTGAGATCCTCGGGCTCATCGGTCCCAACGGCGCGGGGAAATCGACGCTCTTCCGGCTGATCGCCGGGATCATGAAGCCGACCGCCGGCCGGGTCGCGTTTCGCGGGCGCGACATCACCAACCGCCCCGCGCACGACGTCGTCGTCGCCGGCGTTGCCGCGACGCACCAGATCGTGCGCCCGTTCCGCGAGATGAGCGTGCTCGAAAACGTGATGGTCGGCGCATTCTTCGGGCACCGTCCGCGGCCGCGCGGTGTGCATCGCGCGCGCGAAGCCGCGATGGAAGCGCTCACGGTGTGCGATCTGGCCGACCGCGCCGCGTCGCCGGCGCGCGCGCTCACGCTGGGCGGCCAGAAATGGCTCGAGGTGGCGCGCGCGCTCGCGACGCGTCCCGAGGTGCTGCTGCTCGACGAGGTGCTGGCGGGATTGAATCCGACCGAGACGGACCGCACGCTCGAACTGATCCGCGCGATCAACGAACGCGGGACGACGATCGTCATCGTCGAGCACAACCTGCGCGCGGTGCGCGGGCTGTGTTCGCGCATCGTCGCGCTGGTGCAGGGACGTAAGGTCGTCGAAGGCGCGCCCGAAGCGGTGCTCGCCGACGAGCGCGTCGTCACGGCATACCTGGGCCCGCATCATGGGTGAACGGCCGCTGACGGTGCGCGTGCGCCGGACGATCGCGGCGTGCACGCTCGCGTCGCTCCTGTGCGGCACCGCGCCGCCCGCGAGCGCGCAGCAAGCCGCGTTCCCATCGATCGCGGAGAAGACCGCCGCGATGACGCGCAAGGACGGCTTCCTGCCGCTCTACTACGACGCGCGCGGCGGTAAAGTCTATCTCGAGATCGCGCATCCCGGCAGCGAACTGATCTACCAGACGTATCTGCCGTGGGGGATGGGGAGCAACGATGTCGGGCTTGATCGCGGCAGCCTCGGCGAGACGCGGATCGTGCGCTTCGAGCGGCGCGGGCCGCGCGTGCTGCTCGTCCAGCCCAACCTCGCGTTCCGCTCGAGCAGCGGCGATCCCGACGAACGCCGGGCGGTCGAAGAGTCGTTCGCGCAGTCGGTCCTCGCCGGCTTCACGATCGTCGCCGAGGGCGACGGACGCGTGCTGATCGACGCGACCGACTTCGCGCTCTCCGACGCGCACGGCGTCCTCGATGCGCTCGCTGCGGCGAAGCAGGGCGCGTTTCGGCTCGATCCCGCGCGCAGCGCGCTCGATGCCGACGAGCTCAAAGCGTTTCCGCGCAACACGCGGCTCGAAGCGACGCTCACCTTCGCCGGCAGCGAGCCGGGTCAGTACGTGCGCGACGTGACGCCGGCGCCGCAGGCGCTCACCGTGCACGAGCGGCAAGTCTTCGTGCAGCTTCCGGATCCCGGTTACGTGCCGCGGCTCTTCGATCCGCGGGCCGGCTACTTCCACGTCGCCTACACGGACGACTCGGCGCCGCTCGGCGCGCCGGTGATGCAGCGCCTGATCGTCCGCCACCGGCTCGAGAAAGCGGATCCGGCGGCCGCGCTGAGCGATCCGGTGCGGCCGCTCGTCTATTACGTCGACCGCGGCGCGCCCGAACCGATCCGCTCGGCCCTGCTCGAGGGCGCGCGCTGGTGGAGCGCCGCGTTCACCGCCGCCGGATTTCGCAACGCGTTCCGCGTCGAACTGCTGCCGCCCGGCGCCGATCCCGACGACGTGCGCTACAACGTGATCGAATGGGTCCACCGCGCGACGCGCGGCTGGAGTTTCGGGAACGTCGTCGCCGACCCGCGCACCGGCGAAATCATCCAAGGCCACGTGACGCTGGGCTCGCTGCGCGGCCGCCAGGATTATCTGATCGCCGAAGGGCTGCTGCAGCCGTACGCGCGCGGCGACGAACGCGCCGCCGAGGCGGAGCGAATGGTCCTCGCGCGGCTACGCCAGCTCGCCGCGCACGAAGTCGGCCACACGCTCGGGCTCGTGCACAACTTTCTCGGGAGTGCCGAAGGACGCGCGTCGGTGATGGATTATCCGCACCCGATCGTCGGCCTCGGGCGCGACGGGCGCATCGATCTCTCGAACGCGTACGCGCGCGGGATCGGGCCGTGGGACGACGTCGCGATCGCGTACGGCTACACGCCGCTCCCGGCGGGCCGCGACGAAGCGCCGGCGCTCGATCGCATCCTCGCGAACGCGCGCGCACGCGGGCTCGTTCTGCTGACTGATCAGGATGCGCGGCCGCCGGGGAGCGTGCACCCGCAGGCGCACCTGTGGGACAACGGCGCCGACGCGACGGCCGAACTTGCGCGGATGATGGCGATCCGGCGCGCCGTCCTCGCGCGCTTCGGCGAGCACGTCGTGCGCAGCCGCGAGCCGTTGGCGACGATGGAAGAGGCGCTGGTGCCGATGTATCTGCTGCATCGCTATCAGCTCGAGGCCGCGGCGAAGGCGGTCGGCGGCGCGTGGTATGCGTACGCGCTGCGCGGCGACGGACAGCAGCCGCAGCGGCCGGTCGCGGCCGCCGATCAGCGGCGCGCACTGCGCGGCGTCCTCGCGACGCTGAGTCCCGACGCGCTCGCCGTGCCGCGCACCGTGCTCGCGCGCCTTCCGCCGCGGCCGTTCGGGTACGATGCGACGCGCGAACTCTTCCCGCGCGAGACCGGGCTGACGTTCGACGCGCTCGCGCCGGCCGGCGTCGCGGCGGAGATGACGTTCCGCCTGCTCTTCGATCCCGAACGCGCGACGCGTCTGCTCGAACAGCACGCGCTCGATCCGGCGCTGCCCGGGCTCGACGAGGTGCTCGCGCAGATCGATGCGGCGGTCTTCGCTCCGGCGAGCGGCGACCCGTATCGTCGCGCGATCGCGCGCACCGTGCAGAGCGCGATGATCGATCGGCTGAGCGATCTTGGCACGACGGCGGCCGACGCCCAAGTGCGCGCGATCGTCGTGCAGCGGCTACGCGCGGTACGCGAACGGCTGCACGCTGTGCGCGGCGACGCCGAGACGCGCGCGCATGCACGCCTCATCGCCGCCGATCTCGATCGCTTCTTCGCGCGCAGGTGGCAGCGCGGCGAGCGGCACGAGCCGGCTACGGTGCCGCCCGGAATGCCGATCGGCGACGACGGACCGGACCTGGACCGGTAAGATGCTGCAGATCGACGAGCTCGCGGTCGCGTACGGCGACGTGCAGGTGCTGTGGGGGATCTCGATGCGCGTCGAGCGCGGCGAGATCGTCACCCTCCTGGGTGCGAACGGCGCGGGAAAGACGACGCTGCTGCGCGCGATCTCGCGCACCGTCCTCGCGCTCTCCGGTGCGATCGTGCTCGACGGCGAGCACCTCGAGCGCGCCCGTTCGCCGCGCGTCGTCGAACTCGGCGTCGCGCACGTCCCCGAAGGCCGCAAGCTCTGGCCCGAGATGAGCGTCGAGGACAACGTTCTGCTCGGGGCCTATCCGGGGCGCGCGCGCCGCGACGCGCGCGCGTCGCTTGAGATGGTCTACACGCTCTTCCCGCGCGTCGCCGAACGCCGCACCCAAATGGCGGGGACGCTCTCCGGCGGCGAACAGCAGATGGTCGCGATCGCCCGCGGGCTGATGAGCAAGCCGACGATCCTCATGCTCGACGAACCGTCGCTGGGCCTCGCGCCGCTGATCGTCAGCGAGGTCTTCGCCACGATCGAGCGGATCAAAGCGACGGGGACGACGGTGCTGCTCGTCGAGCAGAACGTCCGCCAGGCGCTGGAGATCGCCGACCGCGGTTACGTGATCGAGGCCGGCCGCGTGATGACGAGCGGGACGCGCGACGAACTGCTCGCCAGCGACGCGATCAAGAAGGCGTATCTGGGCTTGTAGACCTCAGGTGAGATACTTGCGGAACCAGTCGAGCGTGCGCGCCCAGGCGTCGGCGGCCGCGCTGGGGATGTAGCGGTCGCGCGTGTCATCGAAGAACGCGTGGCCCGCTTCGTCGTAGATCTTCACCGCGTGCGGTGCGGTGAGCCGCGCGAACATTGCGGTGACGTCGGCCGGCTTGATCGAGGTGTCGCGCGCGCCGAAGCTTCCGAGCAGCGGCGTCGTGATGCGGCTCGTGAAGTCGAACGCCGACGCCGTGGTCGGCGCTTTCGGATCGGTGCCGGGGCGGACGTTGCCGTAGAACATCGATGCGGCGGAGAAGGCGTGCGAGTCAATGATCGACTGCAAGACGATCCCGCCCCCCATGCAGAAGCCGATGATCCCGAGCGACGCGTCCTTGGCTTGCGTCTGCAGCCAATCGTGTGCCGCGATGACGTCGGTGGGGACGAAGCCCTGTGCGCTCATCTGCGCCATGATCGGCGCGGCGACGCTGAAGTCGATGCCGCTCGGGTCCGGGGGCTTCACGCGGTCGAACAGCGACGGCGCGATCGCGATGAAGCCGGCTTTCGCGAGCCGGCGGACGACGTCGCGAAGCTGCGGATCGACGCCGGACGCCGCCTGGATGACGACGACGCCCGGGGTCAGCCGCGTGATGCTGCGCGGCATCGCCGCGTACGATCCGATCGGCGTTCCGGCCTTCGGCTGCAGGGTCGGCCGCGACACGGCGATCGCCGGATCGTCCTCGGCGACGATCGGCGGATGCGGTTTGCCGAAGCCGTCCGTTTGCGCTCCGGCGGCGGCGGCATTCGCGATCCCCGCCGCCGCGCCGGCGCCGAGCGCGACGAAACCGCGCCGTGAGACCTCGGGCTTGGTCGGAGGAAGCGGGTCGGTCGGATCGATCTTCACGCGATGCTCCTGCTCAGTAGAGATGACCGCACGCCGTCGTTGCGGAGCCGGCTTTGTTGTTGGAGAACACGACGACGTTATAGTTCCCGGAGAGCAGCTTGCCTTCGTCGGCGTGCAGCGTCGTCTGAGAGGTACCGGCGTGCATGTCGGCCAGGACGTACGCCGGTGACGCGGAGAGCGAGTCGCAGGCCGCGCCGCGATAGAGCCGCGTCGACTGGATGCGTCCCGGCGGCGTTCCGTGCATTGCGACCACGACGCGCGTGTTCGCGCCGCGGCGGAACAGCGTTACGGTGCCGACTTGGCCGGATCCGTTGACCTGTTCGATGCCGCGCTGCGTGCCGAGGCCCGCATCGCCTGGATACGATTGAGCCGACGCGACTGCCGTAGTAATCAGGGCCGCGGCGATTGCGGCGAGAGTGCGCTTCATAGATTCCCCTTTGCCCACGTGAGAACGGTCGTTGCTCCTCCGCCGTTCCTCTCTGCCTGCCCTGCGGTCAGGCGTGCGTCGTGCTGCTAGGGCATCAGCTCCGAGCACAGCGCCTCGGCCCGCGCGTGCAGCGCGGGCGAGTCGTCCGCGAGTACGTATCCGTCGCGCACGGGCGCTGCGGTTGCGGGAGCATCGGAATGCGCAGCGGAGAGGGCGCTTCGTAGTTCTTCGCGATTTGCGTACTGGTTGAGGGCGCCCAGCTCAGACCAACCTATTGACACCAAGTCTTTTAGTAGAAGCAAGGTCTTCGTTTTCGCCATTACGTCCAGCCCTTACAACCCATGCCTTCATGGCTTTGATTGTTCGCAAGCAGTTTGGTGGGAAACCTTGCCGAAACGCAATTCAGTGGAAATTCCGCGCGCGGACCTTCTCCGTTGTGCCGTAGGCGTCGAGGGTCCAGCAGCGCTTCATGATGACGTCGATGCAGCCTTGTTCTTTTTGGAGCGTGCCTTCGACGATCAGGCACTGCGAGCTGCGGATCGTGCGGCGGTAGCGCTCGTAGACGTCGGGACGGACGATCACGTTGGCCAGGCCCGTCTCGTCCTCGATGGTGAGGAAGACGAAGCCTTTGGCGGTGCCCGGGCGCTGGCGGGTGATGACGAGCCCGCCGATCTTGCAGACCAGGTTCTTCGGCATCGACGGGAGGCGGCTTGCGGCTAGGACGTTCTGCGTGTCGAGGAACGACCGCACGTGCGCGATCGGCTGGACGTCGCTCACGCCTGTGGCGTGGATGTCGAGCGTGGTCGTCTCGACGGCGGTGAGCGCGGAAAACGCGGCCCGCGGTTCGTCCTCGATCTCCATCGAACGTCCGAGTTCGCCGCGCGCTTCGCGCTCGTCGAGGCCGCGCAGCGCCCACATCGCCTCGCGGCGGGTCGCGAACCACGGCGCGAATGCGCCCGCCGCGGCGAGGTTCTCCATCGCGTCGCGTTCGAGCCCGGTGCGGCGCGCGAAGTCGATCAGATCGACGAACTCGCCGTCGCCGCCGAGCGCGCGTTCGAGCCGCTCGCGCTGCGCGTCGCCCATCCCGCGCACGAGGTGAAACCCCAGCCGCAGCGCGCCGTCGTCGTCGACGAAGCTCCACCACTCGCTCTCGTTCACCGCGACCGGCTTCACGACGACGTCGTGCCGGCGCGCGTCGTTGACCAGCACTTCGGTCGAGTAGAACCCCATCGGCTGGACGTTGAGGATCGCGGCGCAGAAGATCGCCGGCTCGTGACACTTCACGTACGCCGACGCGTACGCGAGCAGGGCGAACGACGCGGCGTGCGACTCGGGAAAGCCGTAGTCGGCGAACCCCTCGAGCATGTGGAAGAGCTGATCGGCGGCGGCGCGGTCGATCCCGTTGGCGACCATCCCCTCGACCAGACGCGGATAGATCTGCGCCATCCGCTCGCGCGAACGCTTGTGGCCCATTGCGCGGCGTAATTGATCCGCCTCGCCCGCGGAGAAACCCGCCGCTTCCATCGCCATGCGCATCCCCTGCTCTTGGAACAGCGGCACGCCGAGCGTCCGTTCGAGGATCGGCTTGAGTTTCGGATGCGGATACGTCACCGGCTCCTGACCGTTGCGCCGGCGCAGGAACGGATGGATCATGTCGCCCTGGATCGGTCCGGGCCGGATGATCGCCACCTGCATCACCAGGTCGTAGAACCGCTGCGGCTTCAAGCGCGGCAGCATCGACTGCTGCGCGCGCGACTCGACTTGGAAGACGCCGATCGAATCGGCGCGCTGCAGCATCCGGTACGTCGGCGCGTCGTCGGCGGGGATCGCCTCGAGCGAGATCGGCGCGCGCTGCGGATAGCGCCGCCGGTAGAGTGCGAACGCGTCGCGCAGCAGCGAGAGCATGCCCAAGCCCAGCAAGTCGATCTTGATCAAGCCGAGATCGGAGAGATCGTCCTTGTCCCATTGCACGATCGTGCGGTCGCGCATCGTCGCCCACTCGACCGGTGCAACTTCCACCAGCGGCGAGCGGGTGACGACCATCCCGCCGCTGTGAATCCCCATGTGGCGCGGAAAGCCGTCCATCCGCCGGCACAGCACCATCATCAGCGTGCCCAACTCGCCGCCGACCGGACCGCGCAACTGCGCGTCGGGATCGGGGCCGAAGTCTTTCGCCGCGAATCCGTAGAGGTGCGAGGGATGCGCCTTCACCTTCGAGCCGTGAGCGTGCTGCGGGTCGGTGCGGTTCGCCGGCGCGCGCTGCGGTGAGGGCGCCGTGGCCGCTTCATCCGCATCCTGAAAGCCGGGCGTGACCGTGCGGCCCGGCGTCGCCGCCGGAACGTCGTCGCCGCGCGAGGGCACGACGTTGGAGCCGGCGTCGAAGTCGCGCCGTTTCGCGACCGAGCTCGGGAGCGGCGCGTAGTCGACGTGTTCGGCGCCGAGCGCGCCCGAGAGCGATTCGCGCGCGTCGTACTCGCGCACGATCTGATCGATCTGGCCGAGCCCCAGGCCGAGCGCTTTGCCGACGTCGCGGATCGCCGAGCGCGTTCGGTAGGTGATCACTTCGGCCGCCATCGCCGCGTGCTCGCGGTCGTACCGTTCGTAGACGTACTGGATCACCTTCTCGCGATCCTGATGCGCGAAGTCGATGTCGATGTCGGGGACCTCGCCGCGCTCTTCGGAGAGAAAACGTTCGAAGAGCAGTTCGCCCGCGATCGGATCGACCGCGGTGATCTCCAGCGCATAGCACACCGCGGAGTTCGCCGCCGAGCCGCGGCCCTGCGCGAGGACGCCGAGTTCCTTCGCGGCGCGCGCGATGTCCCACACCACTAGAAAGTAGCCGGCCAGATCCATCCGCGCGATGATCCCCAGCTCGTACTCGAGCTGGCGCTCCACCTTCGGATCGAGCGGCCACGCGTAGCGCCCGCGCGCGCCGCGATAGACCAGCGTGCGCAGGTACGACTGCGGCGACGTCTCGTTCTCGGGGATCGGGAAGAGCGGAAATTCGCCGGCGAGTTTCTGCAGGCGGAACTCGCAGCGTTCGACGATCGTGATCGTGTTGCGCAGCGCGAGCGGAAACTCGTCGAACAGCCGCGCCATCTGCGCCGGTGTCTTGAGATGGTATTCGTGATTGGGACGCAGGAGCGTCCCCGCGGTCTGCAGCGACGCGCCGA is a genomic window containing:
- a CDS encoding ABC transporter ATP-binding protein; translated protein: MLQIDELAVAYGDVQVLWGISMRVERGEIVTLLGANGAGKTTLLRAISRTVLALSGAIVLDGEHLERARSPRVVELGVAHVPEGRKLWPEMSVEDNVLLGAYPGRARRDARASLEMVYTLFPRVAERRTQMAGTLSGGEQQMVAIARGLMSKPTILMLDEPSLGLAPLIVSEVFATIERIKATGTTVLLVEQNVRQALEIADRGYVIEAGRVMTSGTRDELLASDAIKKAYLGL
- a CDS encoding ABC transporter ATP-binding protein, with the translated sequence MSDVVLEGTALTKRFGGLVAVSEVHVAVQRGEILGLIGPNGAGKSTLFRLIAGIMKPTAGRVAFRGRDITNRPAHDVVVAGVAATHQIVRPFREMSVLENVMVGAFFGHRPRPRGVHRAREAAMEALTVCDLADRAASPARALTLGGQKWLEVARALATRPEVLLLDEVLAGLNPTETDRTLELIRAINERGTTIVIVEHNLRAVRGLCSRIVALVQGRKVVEGAPEAVLADERVVTAYLGPHHG
- a CDS encoding zinc-dependent metalloprotease, with product MGERPLTVRVRRTIAACTLASLLCGTAPPASAQQAAFPSIAEKTAAMTRKDGFLPLYYDARGGKVYLEIAHPGSELIYQTYLPWGMGSNDVGLDRGSLGETRIVRFERRGPRVLLVQPNLAFRSSSGDPDERRAVEESFAQSVLAGFTIVAEGDGRVLIDATDFALSDAHGVLDALAAAKQGAFRLDPARSALDADELKAFPRNTRLEATLTFAGSEPGQYVRDVTPAPQALTVHERQVFVQLPDPGYVPRLFDPRAGYFHVAYTDDSAPLGAPVMQRLIVRHRLEKADPAAALSDPVRPLVYYVDRGAPEPIRSALLEGARWWSAAFTAAGFRNAFRVELLPPGADPDDVRYNVIEWVHRATRGWSFGNVVADPRTGEIIQGHVTLGSLRGRQDYLIAEGLLQPYARGDERAAEAERMVLARLRQLAAHEVGHTLGLVHNFLGSAEGRASVMDYPHPIVGLGRDGRIDLSNAYARGIGPWDDVAIAYGYTPLPAGRDEAPALDRILANARARGLVLLTDQDARPPGSVHPQAHLWDNGADATAELARMMAIRRAVLARFGEHVVRSREPLATMEEALVPMYLLHRYQLEAAAKAVGGAWYAYALRGDGQQPQRPVAAADQRRALRGVLATLSPDALAVPRTVLARLPPRPFGYDATRELFPRETGLTFDALAPAGVAAEMTFRLLFDPERATRLLEQHALDPALPGLDEVLAQIDAAVFAPASGDPYRRAIARTVQSAMIDRLSDLGTTAADAQVRAIVVQRLRAVRERLHAVRGDAETRAHARLIAADLDRFFARRWQRGERHEPATVPPGMPIGDDGPDLDR
- a CDS encoding dienelactone hydrolase family protein, whose product is MKIDPTDPLPPTKPEVSRRGFVALGAGAAAGIANAAAAGAQTDGFGKPHPPIVAEDDPAIAVSRPTLQPKAGTPIGSYAAMPRSITRLTPGVVVIQAASGVDPQLRDVVRRLAKAGFIAIAPSLFDRVKPPDPSGIDFSVAAPIMAQMSAQGFVPTDVIAAHDWLQTQAKDASLGIIGFCMGGGIVLQSIIDSHAFSAASMFYGNVRPGTDPKAPTTASAFDFTSRITTPLLGSFGARDTSIKPADVTAMFARLTAPHAVKIYDEAGHAFFDDTRDRYIPSAAADAWARTLDWFRKYLT